In Phyllopteryx taeniolatus isolate TA_2022b chromosome 22, UOR_Ptae_1.2, whole genome shotgun sequence, one DNA window encodes the following:
- the cdc123 gene encoding cell division cycle protein 123 homolog isoform X2: MKKEQVAHCQFSVWYPIFKQHTIKSLILPLPQNVIEYLLDDGTLVVSGSDHIAQQTHINNDSDAEEDIQWSDDETTTTVTAPEFPEFTVKVLEAVNALGGRVFPKLNWSSPRDANWIALNSSLQCQSLSEIFLLFKSSDFITHDLTQPFLRCNDQDSPDPDINYEMVLRKWSELIPGGEFRCFVKENKLIAISQRDYTQYYPHMLKQEESIVNAIHHFFSQHIQYNFLDEDFVLDVYRDSQGRVWLIDLNPFGEVTDSLLFTWEELTSGGEITQQQDGPAFRYTTSEVTVQPSPCLSYRIPRDFVDLSTGEDAYKLIDFLKLQKSQQEDEEEEEAPE, from the exons ATGAAGAAGGAGCAAGTTGCACACTGTCAATTTTCCGTCTGGTACCCGATATTTAAGCAACATACAATTAAAAG tcTGATTCTTCCTCTGCCTCAGAATGTAATAGAATATTTACTGGACGACGGGACACTGGTAGTCTCTGGGAG TGATCACATTGCACAGCAGACACACATTAACAACGACTCGGATGCAGAGGAAGACATTCAG TGGTCAGATGATGAAACAACCACCACGGTCACA GCTCCCGAGTTCCCAGAATTCACTGTCAAAGTGCTGGAGGCTGTAAATGCTCTGGGTGGTCGTGTTTTCCCCAAACTCAACTGGAGCTCTCCAAGG GACGCGAACTGGATTGCACTGAACAGCTCCCTTCAGTGTCAGAGTCTAAGCGAAATATTTCTCCTCTTCAAAAGCTCGGATTTCATCACCCACGAcctcacacagcc ATTCCTTCGTTGCAATGACCAGGATTCCCCTGATCCTGACATCAATTATGAG ATGGTCCTGAGAAAGTGGAGCGAGCTCATCCCCGGCGGAGAGTTCCGTTGCTTTGTTAAGGAAAATAAACTGATTG CAATCAGCCAAAGAGACTACACTCAGTATTATCCACACATGTTGAAGCAGGAGGAGTCCATCGTTAATGCCATCCACCACTTCTTTAGCCAGCACATCCAGTATAACTTCCTGGATGAGGACT TTGTGTTGGATGTCTACAGAGATAGCCAG GGGAGGGTGTGGCTCATTGATCTGAACCCATTCGGCGAGGTCACTGACTCACTTTTGTTCACCTGGGAGGAGCTGACATCCGGTGGGGAAATCACCCAGCAGCAG GACGGCCCGGCTTTCCGCTACACCACCAGTGAGGTGACGGTGCAGCCCAGTCCCTGCCTGAGCTACCGAATCCCACGCGACTTTGTGGACCTTTCCACTGGGGAGGACGCTTACAAGCTCATCGATTTCCTCAAGTTG CAGAAAAGCCAGCAggaggatgaagaagaggaggaggcgccAGAGTGA
- the cdc123 gene encoding cell division cycle protein 123 homolog isoform X1: MKKEQVAHCQFSVWYPIFKQHTIKSLILPLPQNVIEYLLDDGTLVVSGSDHIAQQTHINNDSDAEEDIQWSDDETTTTVTAPEFPEFTVKVLEAVNALGGRVFPKLNWSSPRDANWIALNSSLQCQSLSEIFLLFKSSDFITHDLTQPFLRCNDQDSPDPDINYEMVLRKWSELIPGGEFRCFVKENKLIAISQRDYTQYYPHMLKQEESIVNAIHHFFSQHIQYNFLDEDFVLDVYRDSQGRVWLIDLNPFGEVTDSLLFTWEELTSGGEITQQQDGPAFRYTTSEVTVQPSPCLSYRIPRDFVDLSTGEDAYKLIDFLKLQQKSQQEDEEEEEAPE; encoded by the exons ATGAAGAAGGAGCAAGTTGCACACTGTCAATTTTCCGTCTGGTACCCGATATTTAAGCAACATACAATTAAAAG tcTGATTCTTCCTCTGCCTCAGAATGTAATAGAATATTTACTGGACGACGGGACACTGGTAGTCTCTGGGAG TGATCACATTGCACAGCAGACACACATTAACAACGACTCGGATGCAGAGGAAGACATTCAG TGGTCAGATGATGAAACAACCACCACGGTCACA GCTCCCGAGTTCCCAGAATTCACTGTCAAAGTGCTGGAGGCTGTAAATGCTCTGGGTGGTCGTGTTTTCCCCAAACTCAACTGGAGCTCTCCAAGG GACGCGAACTGGATTGCACTGAACAGCTCCCTTCAGTGTCAGAGTCTAAGCGAAATATTTCTCCTCTTCAAAAGCTCGGATTTCATCACCCACGAcctcacacagcc ATTCCTTCGTTGCAATGACCAGGATTCCCCTGATCCTGACATCAATTATGAG ATGGTCCTGAGAAAGTGGAGCGAGCTCATCCCCGGCGGAGAGTTCCGTTGCTTTGTTAAGGAAAATAAACTGATTG CAATCAGCCAAAGAGACTACACTCAGTATTATCCACACATGTTGAAGCAGGAGGAGTCCATCGTTAATGCCATCCACCACTTCTTTAGCCAGCACATCCAGTATAACTTCCTGGATGAGGACT TTGTGTTGGATGTCTACAGAGATAGCCAG GGGAGGGTGTGGCTCATTGATCTGAACCCATTCGGCGAGGTCACTGACTCACTTTTGTTCACCTGGGAGGAGCTGACATCCGGTGGGGAAATCACCCAGCAGCAG GACGGCCCGGCTTTCCGCTACACCACCAGTGAGGTGACGGTGCAGCCCAGTCCCTGCCTGAGCTACCGAATCCCACGCGACTTTGTGGACCTTTCCACTGGGGAGGACGCTTACAAGCTCATCGATTTCCTCAAGTTG CAGCAGAAAAGCCAGCAggaggatgaagaagaggaggaggcgccAGAGTGA
- the nudt5 gene encoding ADP-sugar pyrophosphatase, whose amino-acid sequence MNHTEDSKETTAPHVVKEELLASGRWVKLEKTTYVDPAGNTRIWETVKRTTRQNNTNVDGVGIIALLKRTLHKDCVVMVKQFRPPMGYFTLEFPAGLIDEGESAETAALRELKEETGYKGEVVGVTPVTCLDPGLSNCTTQIVMVNINGDEMENINPTQQLGDGEFVEVILLPLDEFQLKIDELLKKEEIMVDAKVYIFAMGMVQAFFKPRELPVLKQ is encoded by the exons ATGAACCACACGGAGGATTCCAAGGAGACGACAGCGCCACACGTCGTGAAAGAAGAG CTCCTGGCGTCAGGGAGATGGGTGAAGCTGGAGAAGACCACCTATGTGGATCCTGCTGGCAACACCAG GATCTGGGAGACAGTGAAGAGGACAACTaggcaaaacaacacaaatgtcGATG GTGTTGGCATCATCGCGCTGCTGAAGAGGACGCTGCACAAAGACTGCGTGGTGATGGTCAAGCAGTTTCGCCCTCCGATGGGATACTTCACTCTGGAGTTTCCTGCAG GCTTGATTGACGAGGGTGAGAGTGCTGAGACGGCTGCGCTGAGGGAGCTGAAGGAAGAAACGGGCTACAAAGGCGAAGTCGTCGGAGTGACACCAG TGACCTGTCTGGACCCCGGCCTGTCCAACTGCACCACCCAGATTGTCATGGTCAACATCAATGGAGATGAAATGGAAAATATCAACCCGACACAGCAGCTGG GTGATGGAG AATTTGTGGAAGTCATCCTTTTACCTCTTGATGAATTCCAGTTGAAAATAGATG AACTGCTGAAGAAAGAAGAAATCATGGTGGATGCCAAGGTTTACATTTTCGCCATGGGAATGGTCCAGGCTTTTTTCAAACCGAGGGAGCTCCCTGTGCTCAAGCAGTGA
- the fbxo18 gene encoding F-box DNA helicase 1 yields MEVAVKGRAKRKHLNAEDLEKSEVVLEALTNPPNISRSRSNPSKRNTRTTIKRRKCALVTSTCTEGLHGERAPQDEDSSDEDDEDLLPSGLEREEEPENKDIDYFDGITAEMFEDEFDGSEKMVHEEPAVEALPDATYGLLGSSKELLQPRGHIDDLPEEVLRQILSLLPARDMYRSAGLVCHRWRNMIEDAKSTGVSLCKRCVGTRVGPIALLMTDSVFSMVEVPDSCIRPISPY; encoded by the exons ATGGAGGTGGCTGTAAAAG ggAGGGCCAAGAGGAAGCATTTGAATGCAGAAGACCTGGAAAAAAGTGAAGTGGTCCTTGAAGCCCTCACCAACCCCCCAAACATCAGCAGAAGCCGGAGCAACCCTTCCAAACGAAACACAAGGACGACTATTAAGAGACGGAAATGTg CATTAGTCACCTCCACATGCACAGAAGGACTTCATGGAGAGCGTGCACCCCAAGACGAGGACAGTTCGGATGAGGACGATGAGGACTTGTTGCCCTCAGGCCTCGAGAGGGAGGAGGAGCCTGAAAACAAGGACATCGACTACTTTGACGGAATAACGGCCGAGATGTTCGAAGACGAGTTCGACGGCTCTGAGAAGATGGTGCACGAAGAGCCGGCGGTGGAGGCCCTGCCCGATGCCACCTACGGGCTCCTGGGCAGCAGTAAGGAGCTGCTGCAACCTCGGGGCCACATTGACGACCTCCCGGAGGAGGTGCTGAGGCAGATCCTCAGCCTCCTCCCTGCTCGAGACATGTACAGGAGCGCCGGACTCGTGTGCCATCGCTGGCGCAACATGATTGAGGATGCCAAG TCGACTGGCGTGTCACTGTGCAAGAGGTGCGTGGGGACTCGCGTGGGCCCGATCGCGCTCCTCATGACCGACAGCGTGTTTTCCATGGTTGAAGTTCCAGATAGTTGCATCCGGCCCATCTCACCCtattaa
- the il15ra gene encoding interleukin-15 receptor subunit alpha isoform X1 produces the protein MAEHDQLLSEQVGGSARLWWSCQMALGSRLLDVCVTMACVLGTARCSDGDQSECPCSGIPPWPLTEPPPEDCHQLNRTFRYTCLKGYLRTAGTSNLIKCKPGSSRWSNPTLICKLDPRGVAPHSPNSTDAVEHMMEFESDSPKIGVPSLQQHDETRLETENPAKDAVTGTVETHTTRLETTYLLINGISDNASPFKNSSYMGGPGTPTIAVVSSVLVASVALIGIGLILHKMRRRAESINPTQTAAEGIPLNEATS, from the exons ATGGCAGAACACGATCAGCTGCTGTCAGAACAGGTCGGAGGATCTGCGCGGTTGTGG TGGAGCTGTCAGATGGCTTTGGGCTCACGTTTGCTTGACGTTTGCGTCACGATGGCGTGCGTGCTCGGCACGGCGCGCTGCTCCGACGGCG ACCAAAGCGAGTGTCCCTGCTCGGGAATCCCGCCCTGGCCTCTGACTGAACCTCCGCCGGAAGACTGCCACCAGCTCAACAGGACTTTCCGCTACACCTGCCTCAAAGGCTACCTGAGGACGGCAGGCACGTCCAATCTCATCAAATGCAAACCCGGCAGTTCCCGATGGTCCAATCCCACCCTCATATGTAAAC TGGACCCCAGAGGAGTCGCCCCTCACTCACCCAACAGCACAGATGCAGTTGAGCATATGATGGAGTTTGAGAGCGACTCCCCAAAGATAGGTGTGCCGAGCTTGCAGCAGCATGATGAAACAAGACTTGAAACTGAAAATCCTGCCAAAG ATGCTGTCACCGGGACCGTGGAGACACACACAACTAGGTTGGAGACTACATATTTATTGATAAATGGAATCAGCGACAATGCTTCTCCTTTCAAAAACAGCTCCTACATGGGTG GACCTGGCACGCCCACAATCGCAGTCGTCAGCAGCGTCTTGGTCGCCAGCGTGGCTCTCATCGGAATTGGCCTCATCCTTCACAAAAT GAGGAGAAGAGCGGAAAGCATCAATCCAACGCAGACAGCAGCAGAGGGAATACCTCTGAATGAAGCTACGTCGTAG
- the il15ra gene encoding interleukin-15 receptor subunit alpha isoform X2 — MAEHDQLLSEQWSCQMALGSRLLDVCVTMACVLGTARCSDGDQSECPCSGIPPWPLTEPPPEDCHQLNRTFRYTCLKGYLRTAGTSNLIKCKPGSSRWSNPTLICKLDPRGVAPHSPNSTDAVEHMMEFESDSPKIGVPSLQQHDETRLETENPAKDAVTGTVETHTTRLETTYLLINGISDNASPFKNSSYMGGPGTPTIAVVSSVLVASVALIGIGLILHKMRRRAESINPTQTAAEGIPLNEATS; from the exons ATGGCAGAACACGATCAGCTGCTGTCAGAACAG TGGAGCTGTCAGATGGCTTTGGGCTCACGTTTGCTTGACGTTTGCGTCACGATGGCGTGCGTGCTCGGCACGGCGCGCTGCTCCGACGGCG ACCAAAGCGAGTGTCCCTGCTCGGGAATCCCGCCCTGGCCTCTGACTGAACCTCCGCCGGAAGACTGCCACCAGCTCAACAGGACTTTCCGCTACACCTGCCTCAAAGGCTACCTGAGGACGGCAGGCACGTCCAATCTCATCAAATGCAAACCCGGCAGTTCCCGATGGTCCAATCCCACCCTCATATGTAAAC TGGACCCCAGAGGAGTCGCCCCTCACTCACCCAACAGCACAGATGCAGTTGAGCATATGATGGAGTTTGAGAGCGACTCCCCAAAGATAGGTGTGCCGAGCTTGCAGCAGCATGATGAAACAAGACTTGAAACTGAAAATCCTGCCAAAG ATGCTGTCACCGGGACCGTGGAGACACACACAACTAGGTTGGAGACTACATATTTATTGATAAATGGAATCAGCGACAATGCTTCTCCTTTCAAAAACAGCTCCTACATGGGTG GACCTGGCACGCCCACAATCGCAGTCGTCAGCAGCGTCTTGGTCGCCAGCGTGGCTCTCATCGGAATTGGCCTCATCCTTCACAAAAT GAGGAGAAGAGCGGAAAGCATCAATCCAACGCAGACAGCAGCAGAGGGAATACCTCTGAATGAAGCTACGTCGTAG
- the il15ra gene encoding interleukin-15 receptor subunit alpha isoform X6, translating into MAEHDQLLSEQVGGSARLWWSCQMALGSRLLDVCVTMACVLGTARCSDGDQSECPCSGIPPWPLTEPPPEDCHQLNRTFRYTCLKGYLRTAGTSNLIKCKPGSSRWSNPTLICKHAVTGTVETHTTRLETTYLLINGISDNASPFKNSSYMGGPGTPTIAVVSSVLVASVALIGIGLILHKMRRRAESINPTQTAAEGIPLNEATS; encoded by the exons ATGGCAGAACACGATCAGCTGCTGTCAGAACAGGTCGGAGGATCTGCGCGGTTGTGG TGGAGCTGTCAGATGGCTTTGGGCTCACGTTTGCTTGACGTTTGCGTCACGATGGCGTGCGTGCTCGGCACGGCGCGCTGCTCCGACGGCG ACCAAAGCGAGTGTCCCTGCTCGGGAATCCCGCCCTGGCCTCTGACTGAACCTCCGCCGGAAGACTGCCACCAGCTCAACAGGACTTTCCGCTACACCTGCCTCAAAGGCTACCTGAGGACGGCAGGCACGTCCAATCTCATCAAATGCAAACCCGGCAGTTCCCGATGGTCCAATCCCACCCTCATATGTAAAC ATGCTGTCACCGGGACCGTGGAGACACACACAACTAGGTTGGAGACTACATATTTATTGATAAATGGAATCAGCGACAATGCTTCTCCTTTCAAAAACAGCTCCTACATGGGTG GACCTGGCACGCCCACAATCGCAGTCGTCAGCAGCGTCTTGGTCGCCAGCGTGGCTCTCATCGGAATTGGCCTCATCCTTCACAAAAT GAGGAGAAGAGCGGAAAGCATCAATCCAACGCAGACAGCAGCAGAGGGAATACCTCTGAATGAAGCTACGTCGTAG
- the il15ra gene encoding interleukin-15 receptor subunit alpha isoform X3 — translation MAEHDQLLSEQVGGSARLWWSCQMALGSRLLDVCVTMACVLGTARCSDGDQSECPCSGIPPWPLTEPPPEDCHQLNRTFRYTCLKGYLRTAGTSNLIKCKPGSSRWSNPTLICKLDPRGVAPHSPNSTDAVEHMMEFESDSPKIDAVTGTVETHTTRLETTYLLINGISDNASPFKNSSYMGGPGTPTIAVVSSVLVASVALIGIGLILHKMRRRAESINPTQTAAEGIPLNEATS, via the exons ATGGCAGAACACGATCAGCTGCTGTCAGAACAGGTCGGAGGATCTGCGCGGTTGTGG TGGAGCTGTCAGATGGCTTTGGGCTCACGTTTGCTTGACGTTTGCGTCACGATGGCGTGCGTGCTCGGCACGGCGCGCTGCTCCGACGGCG ACCAAAGCGAGTGTCCCTGCTCGGGAATCCCGCCCTGGCCTCTGACTGAACCTCCGCCGGAAGACTGCCACCAGCTCAACAGGACTTTCCGCTACACCTGCCTCAAAGGCTACCTGAGGACGGCAGGCACGTCCAATCTCATCAAATGCAAACCCGGCAGTTCCCGATGGTCCAATCCCACCCTCATATGTAAAC TGGACCCCAGAGGAGTCGCCCCTCACTCACCCAACAGCACAGATGCAGTTGAGCATATGATGGAGTTTGAGAGCGACTCCCCAAAGATAG ATGCTGTCACCGGGACCGTGGAGACACACACAACTAGGTTGGAGACTACATATTTATTGATAAATGGAATCAGCGACAATGCTTCTCCTTTCAAAAACAGCTCCTACATGGGTG GACCTGGCACGCCCACAATCGCAGTCGTCAGCAGCGTCTTGGTCGCCAGCGTGGCTCTCATCGGAATTGGCCTCATCCTTCACAAAAT GAGGAGAAGAGCGGAAAGCATCAATCCAACGCAGACAGCAGCAGAGGGAATACCTCTGAATGAAGCTACGTCGTAG
- the il15ra gene encoding interleukin-15 receptor subunit alpha isoform X5, with product MAEHDQLLSEQVGGSARLWWSCQMALGSRLLDVCVTMACVLGTARCSDGDQSECPCSGIPPWPLTEPPPEDCHQLNRTFRYTCLKGYLRTAGTSNLIKCKPGSSRWSNPTLICKLDPRGVAPHSPNSTDAVEHMMEFESDSPKIGVPSLQQHDETRLETENPAKGPGTPTIAVVSSVLVASVALIGIGLILHKMRRRAESINPTQTAAEGIPLNEATS from the exons ATGGCAGAACACGATCAGCTGCTGTCAGAACAGGTCGGAGGATCTGCGCGGTTGTGG TGGAGCTGTCAGATGGCTTTGGGCTCACGTTTGCTTGACGTTTGCGTCACGATGGCGTGCGTGCTCGGCACGGCGCGCTGCTCCGACGGCG ACCAAAGCGAGTGTCCCTGCTCGGGAATCCCGCCCTGGCCTCTGACTGAACCTCCGCCGGAAGACTGCCACCAGCTCAACAGGACTTTCCGCTACACCTGCCTCAAAGGCTACCTGAGGACGGCAGGCACGTCCAATCTCATCAAATGCAAACCCGGCAGTTCCCGATGGTCCAATCCCACCCTCATATGTAAAC TGGACCCCAGAGGAGTCGCCCCTCACTCACCCAACAGCACAGATGCAGTTGAGCATATGATGGAGTTTGAGAGCGACTCCCCAAAGATAGGTGTGCCGAGCTTGCAGCAGCATGATGAAACAAGACTTGAAACTGAAAATCCTGCCAAAG GACCTGGCACGCCCACAATCGCAGTCGTCAGCAGCGTCTTGGTCGCCAGCGTGGCTCTCATCGGAATTGGCCTCATCCTTCACAAAAT GAGGAGAAGAGCGGAAAGCATCAATCCAACGCAGACAGCAGCAGAGGGAATACCTCTGAATGAAGCTACGTCGTAG
- the il15ra gene encoding interleukin-15 receptor subunit alpha isoform X4 — protein MAEHDQLLSEQVGGSARLWWSCQMALGSRLLDVCVTMACVLGTARCSDGDQSECPCSGIPPWPLTEPPPEDCHQLNRTFRYTCLKGYLRTAGTSNLIKCKPGSSRWSNPTLICKLDPRGVAPHSPNSTDAVEHMMEFESDSPKIGVPSLQQHDETRLETENPAKGASTKTWHAHNRSRQQRLGRQRGSHRNWPHPSQNEEKSGKHQSNADSSRGNTSE, from the exons ATGGCAGAACACGATCAGCTGCTGTCAGAACAGGTCGGAGGATCTGCGCGGTTGTGG TGGAGCTGTCAGATGGCTTTGGGCTCACGTTTGCTTGACGTTTGCGTCACGATGGCGTGCGTGCTCGGCACGGCGCGCTGCTCCGACGGCG ACCAAAGCGAGTGTCCCTGCTCGGGAATCCCGCCCTGGCCTCTGACTGAACCTCCGCCGGAAGACTGCCACCAGCTCAACAGGACTTTCCGCTACACCTGCCTCAAAGGCTACCTGAGGACGGCAGGCACGTCCAATCTCATCAAATGCAAACCCGGCAGTTCCCGATGGTCCAATCCCACCCTCATATGTAAAC TGGACCCCAGAGGAGTCGCCCCTCACTCACCCAACAGCACAGATGCAGTTGAGCATATGATGGAGTTTGAGAGCGACTCCCCAAAGATAGGTGTGCCGAGCTTGCAGCAGCATGATGAAACAAGACTTGAAACTGAAAATCCTGCCAAAGGTGCATCAACAAA GACCTGGCACGCCCACAATCGCAGTCGTCAGCAGCGTCTTGGTCGCCAGCGTGGCTCTCATCGGAATTGGCCTCATCCTTCACAAAAT GAGGAGAAGAGCGGAAAGCATCAATCCAACGCAGACAGCAGCAGAGGGAATACCTCTGAATGA
- the rbm17 gene encoding splicing factor 45: protein MSLYDDLGVGASDTKTEGWSKNFKLLQSQLKVKKAALTQAKTHRTKQTTVLAPVIDLKRAGPSEDRQIPDTPPHVAAGLKEAVPSGFSSGDVLIPLADEYDPMFPNDYEKVMKRHREDRQRQREQERQKEIEDREKKRKDRHEGGAPSGFSRFPAAEEDSEEEEDYEKERRKRSMGGAAIAPPSSLMDKDGSSAYPYEDEGRPTRGSKAAIPPPMFEDSDRPRSPPGPTSSFLANMGGTVAHKIMQKYGFKEGQGLGKHEQGLSTALSVEKTSKRGGKIIIGDAAEKPGAIPPAAPETSGGAADSKKSDANPLTEILKTPTKVVLLRNMVGRGEVDEDLEGETKEECEKYGKVIKCVIFEIAEVPDDEAVRIFLEFERVESAIKAVVDLNGRYFGGRVVNACFYSQDKFRVFNLGE from the exons ATGTCGCTGTACGATGACCTCGGCGTGGGTGCAAGTGACACCAAAACCGAAGGATGGTCCAAAAACTTTAAGCTGCTGCAGTCTCAGCTGAAGGTGAAAAAGGCGGCTCTGACCCAGGCTAAG ACCCATCGGACGAAGCAGACGACCGTTTTGGCTCCTGTCATCGACCTGAAGCGAGCAGGCCCTAGTGAAGACAGACAAATCCCAGACACTCCTCCACATGTTGCTGCTGGACTCAAG GAGGCTGTGCCCAGCGGCTTCTCGTCCGGAGATGTGCTTATTCCTCTCGCCGACGAGTACGACCCCATGTTTCCCAATGACTACGAGAAGGTGATGAAGCGGCACAGGGAGGACAGACAGCGGCAGAGGGAGCAGGAGCGCCAGAAGGAGATTGAGGACAGAGAAAA GAAAAGGAAAGACCGGCATGAAGGAGGCGCGCCAAGCGGCTTCTCGAGATTCCCAGCAGCAGAGGAGGActcggaggaggaggaagactaTGAGAAGGAGCGGCGGAAACGAA GTATGGGTGGTGCTGCTATTGCGCCGCCTTCATCACTCATGGACAAAGATG GCTCATCGGCATACCCGTACGAGGACGAAGGTCGTCCTACCAGGGGCTCAAAGGCTGCCATCCCTCCACCAATGTTTGAGGACTCGGACCGGCCGCGTTCTCCGCCGGGACCAACCAGTTCCTTCCTGGCTAACATGGG GGGTACCGTGGCACACAAAATCATGCAGAAGTACGGCTTCAAGGAGGGCCAGGGCCTGGGCAAGCACGAGCAGGGCCTGAGCACGGCGCTGTCTGTGGAGAAGACGAGCAAAAGAGGCGGCAAGATCATCATCGGAGATGCTGCGGAAAAAC CAGGGGCCATACCGCCAGCTGCTCCTGAGACTTCTGGAGGAGCAG CGGACTCCAAGAAGTCTGATGCTAACCCTCTGACCGAGATTCTCAAAACCCCCACCAAAGTGGTCCTGCTGAGG AACATGGTGGGCCGAGGAGAGGTGGACGAGGACCTGGAGGGAGAGACCAAAGAAGAGTGCGAGAAATACGGCAAAGTGATTAAATGCGTCATCTTCGAG ATTGCCGAAGTACCCGATGATGAAGCAGTCAGGATATTTCTGGAGTTTGAAAGGGTGGAGTCGGCCATCAAAG CCGTGGTGGATCTGAACGGACGTTATTTCGGCGGGCGTGTCGTCAATGCCTGCTTCTACAGCCAAGACAAATTTCGGGTTTTTAACCTGGGCGAGTAG